A section of the Heterodontus francisci isolate sHetFra1 chromosome 7, sHetFra1.hap1, whole genome shotgun sequence genome encodes:
- the LOC137372402 gene encoding gamma-crystallin S-1-like, which translates to MRIYERPDFGRQMMIFMDDCPSVYDRFRYREIHSCNVMDGYWIFYEHTEADKIINLQTCVFPQIIFYEDRNFQGQHYECSTDCADLHSYFSRCNSIRVDSDWWVLFERPNYMGYQYVVRRGEYPDYQRWMGFNDSIRSCRTYPYYRGGSYRMKIYERPDFGGQMMEFMDDCPSVYDRFRYRDIHSCHVMDGYWIFYEHPNYRGRQYFMRPGEYRRYSDWGGYNSTIGSFRRMRDF; encoded by the exons ATGAGGATTTATGAGAGGCCTGACTTTGGAAGACAGATGATGATCTTCATGGATGACTGTCCATCTGTCTATGATCGTTTCCGTTACCGTGAAATTCACTCCTGCAATGTGATGGACGGTTACTGGATCTTCTATGAACATACAGAGGCCGACA AAATTATTAATTTACAAACCTGCGTCTTTCCACAGATTATCTTTTATGAGGACAGGAACTTCCAGGGTCAGCACTATGAGTGCAGTACTGACTGTGCTGACCTGCACTCTTACTTCAGCCGCTGTAACTCCATCCGTGTTGACAGTGACTGGTGGGTGCTGTTTGAGAGACCCAATTACATGGGATACCAGTATGTTGTGAGGAGGGGTGAATATCCTGACTACCAGCGCTGGATGGGATTTAATGACAGCATCAGGTCATGCCGCACCTACCCATAT TACAGGGGAGGCTCCTACAGAATGAAGATTTACGAGAGGCCTGACTTTGGAGGACAGATGATGGAATTCATGGATGACTGTCCATCTGTCTATGATCGTTTCCGTTACCGTGACATTCACTCCTGCCATGTGATGGACGGTTACTGGATCTTCTATGAACATCCCAACTACAGAGGTCGACAGTACTTCATGAGACCCGGTGAATACAGGAGATACAGTGACTGGGGCGGCTACAATTCAACTATCGGATCTTTCAGACGAATGAGAGATTTCTAG